tgcatgtgcgaaagtgtcgtcgcagaaaggcctgtgcatattgcacaggctaattagagacgaTAATTTCTGATGGATGGCATTTCAGTTTAAACGACGTCTCTTCTTTGCGGGGATTCAATTAAGGCGGAAATGCcgtccctgattattctgtgcggactgcacatgctaatcttggacgacatttaATGCCATGCATAAATCACCCTTTTCACAAACCACGGCCCATAATTAGTAAAgttaacaaaatacataaaagGCAGAGTTTGTTTAAAAGCATACATCAAAACCGTAGAATACTACCACCATAACAAAGCCGTTCTAGCCATGTATTTCTGAATTtaacacgtttaaaaaaaaaattgaaagtcTATAGTAATTTATTTTTAGATTCATACTTCCATCATCTGTTCGGTCAGACCTTACATCATTACTGCATTTGCCAAAAAAATTGAATATACGACCTTAATTCACTTTCTTCAACGTCGTTTTCAATATGACAAGCCCGCTTCATGAGATAACAAGATGAtacgagaaaaaaacaacacattaattcCGACGTCTTTACTGCAGATGTAAAATAGGACTTGAAATGCAATAGGAATCTGCATAAGCAATACTGAGCaactaaaattaatttttttccatCTTCTGAAAGCGACATTATGTGGATAATTTAAGTTGGACAAAAATGAAGCCTTTTAGTATAGCGCACATATAcgtatactactcaaaatttgctaaggatcactttttatagtatgtgtaatttgaagttcatccatagctagattcagccagagTCACGcttcaatgataaatcaatacatacaaataaaatcaaaacaaacattctaatataaaaacctgcaaaataacaatttaaattaaattaaattaaattgaagataatgtgaaaataaaaattaatccttagcaaattttgagtagatATATTGGTATAAATGACAAATGTTTACAGTTGGATGCGTAAATTTCATGAATAAATTGCATATGCATAGTATACGAAGAGAATTGCTATTCTTATAAGCTAAATGGTGTtcatttatttctttacaaaatcaAACATTGTTGTTATTTATATGTTGACTATATTTAGGGAACCAATTAACTACAAGTTCCTATGTATGGTTTCATTCATAAATGGTAACCGGACAATACAACAATTTGAAGCAGGTtgcattatataataaaaaagaattCTCGCGGTCGACAACAATTCGTTCCTTGTAACTATTTACTACATTACTTTAATACAAACACTATATTCAACAAACAATAGACAATTAGAAATACCCCTCGTTCCTCGACATatattacggtttacaaaacatcTAGGATGAGGTTGTTATTTAGAAATGATTCAATTTTGTTACCATAGTTTTGGACGTCACGTTTCCAACGTGTAGCACTTGTAGAGTAACCTAATTAGGAATGAGGTGAACAAGTCAAATAGCGAATGCTATACTGAGTACGTGACAATAGCAGCATAACTTATGTGGTAAAATAGTGTgaagacaaaaaaacaacaatttgccaTGGATGTCGCTGGATTTGAAAAAATCTTCAAAGACAAATCCTGTGTTTTTGCATTGTTTGCTGTGGTTCAACGAttcgattatcattatttttttaacttaactGCGACCGTTCAGATATATTATTTGTTTCTGCTGTAAATGGTCTTGTTTTAATGCGTTAATGGAAAGGAATAGGATATTCACAGTTTACATCATAAACGCATTTAAGTATTCGTTGTTTCGATAAATATATATGATCAATTTTACATTTGTCAAGCAATTATTATTTCCATATTTCAAACTagtacatgtatgcattaataaGACACGTCGAGGCAAAATGACAGCTTGGagacaaattatattatgttgagATGCTATGAGAAATTAAATTGGGAGGAGGCCTTTCTTCAGCGTCTGTTGAGGTGAACGAACTGCATACATCTTTCATCTACAACTCACTATCTATAAGATCGTAAGATCTTCTTTTAAGATATTTCCGGTGAAAATCACTAGATTATTCAACTTGCTCTAAATTGACCAAAGTCAAATCAGCGTGAAGTGTACATGTCAACAAAACTTTAACGTCTGTAACTCTGACCCGATGAAATCACGTGACAAAGTCTACTTCACCCGTCAATTACTTTCCCACGCGCTTGTCAATACCCTatagtttgtttcaatatttgaggTTACTATACATATAAAATGTATTACGCCTCGGTAAAAGTCCAATAACCAGGTCAAATAATCAACTAGACACCCACCCCCCTCTCCAATTCCCAAAATAATTTGTACCTTGGAAAATGTATGTTAGTTATATTACTCAGTAGATCTTACCTAACCATGTaatgtgaaaattatgtttatatgactatATTGTTCTGTATACTCATGTTGCAATTGTTACTTGAGATAaaaaagttctgttctgttctataacaTTATGTTAGTGATCATATTAGAAggaatattcattcgaattttcaCTGATCAAAACAGATGTCGTGAGGAAAAAATGTGTTGCATTGGTACGTTTGTACTTAATTGGAAAGGTTCAGATGTTCTCATCCAAGTATTCTAAACATACATGTCTCAAATTTCAAGGGAATACGCTATACAAAATGAACACTCAAAATGTTACATATGTTTCCACTTAATTAAGGGATTAGTGCTAatgtattttaacaattaaacaatGGCTTAATATTCACAATTATTCGCAACTTATTGGTTTCTTTTTATGCGTATAAACAGACATcaacgacaaatttccaaaacAATGTTACTAGCCAAATGAATCGactttcaaatttaaacatttaatcgGTTTGTTATCAGAAACGATCGCAGTCGAGCTCGTCatataacaatttgttttttttgcaatatttttgtgAAGCAATATAATCCTGTCTTACTTTGCTTTTTATTCGCCACTGAAGTGTACAATCCCGTTTGAATGAGGTTTTATTAACCTTAACATGTATGAGTATATTACCGTTTGATGGATCAATACATATGAATACTTGCGCATTTGTTGATTTATTAGATTGCACATATCTTTCCCAGAATGTACTGAGAGGTGTCAGCTGCAAGACGCGGCTATTTGTCAGCATGGTGACAAAATATAGAATACGGAGCAGTTTTGGAGTACTGTTATTATTGAGAAACATGATACCTTGTCGTATGAATAACATCAAGAATAATGTTCTACTGTTCATATCCGATGATTTACGAACGCAGCTGGGAGCATATGAAGGGCCGGACTCTCCAGGAGGAACTGTTCAGAAGATGTACACACCAACGACGCAGAGTCTTCTTCTAAAGCGCGGATATATACAGATAACACCATGTTCACCCAGAAGATCGTCCATGTTGACAAGTCGTCGACCACATAACACACGCGTTTATAACAATGCCCCAAATTTCCGGAAAGTTGGTGGATATTTTACGATTCTTCCGCAGTATTTCAAACAACATTGTTATACCACCGTTGGACTGGGAAAAGTGTTCCATCCTTCCTCCTCACCTGAGGAACATGAAACGTGGTCGAAACCTTTCTTTCGCGGAACTAAAACATTTGAGGATAAGAAACACAGTTGGAATGCCATCCCAGATCACCTTGTCAAGAGGCAACGGCCTTTAAATGACCAACAACTCGCTGACCGCACGGTCAAAACATTGAGGACTTTGGAACCACAGGCTGTTTCTGGTACTCAGCCGTTTTACATTGCCACAGGCTTCTACAAGCCCCATCTTTCTTTAGTTTTCTCTGAGTCCTTTCTGGGGCATGACCGTGATGTTGAACTACCATCCAATTCGTATGCACCGCGAGAAATGCCTACAATCGGCTGGAGTCCATATATGGAACTGAACTCGTACGCAGATATCAAAAAACTCCGTGTGAGTAGTGCGATGAACGCGACCTTTGCTGATAAAGTGGCTTTAGTTTAAAGGCGGGCTTACTACGCTACTGTGTCGTACATCGATTCGCTTGTTGGTCAAGTACTTGAGGAATTACTGGACCTTTGACCATACAACAACACAGTCGTCGCATACTGCGGTGATCACGGATAGCAACTTGGCGAACACGGTCGATGGGGTAATCATGTAATCGgactttaataataaaattttactgtaTTGCCCTACCAAAATACGTTTCATTATTAATTGCCATgtcttttttttctcttttatctTTGTACATGTTTGTCAATGGATTATCAGAGTCAAGCATAGCCCGTAGGTATtacccgatttttttttatttctggaGTTAATGCTTACATATTTGTAAATTGCGTCGTGAAAAGTTTGAGGGTTTGTCTGATTTTAAAGTCTTACTGCAAAAGATTTTCGTCTTCTCGTACTTGTTAATTTGCTTTAATGTTAACACCATTATTTACATGCTATTAATATTATTTCAGAATCTGTTTGAAGAATCTGTACGCATCCAATTAATAATTAGAGTACCCGGAATTATGGATACTGGCGTTTCCTCCAGGCAAATTACAGAGTTTGTGGACCTGTTTCCGACACTCGTCGAAGCTGCTAGTCTTCCACGACTTCCGGAATGCCCTGATGACTCGCAAAACGTCAGCACGTGTACAGATGGCAAGAGCCTCCTACCACTTATAAGAAATCCAAACAGACCTATCAGTGACGTCAGGGATACAGTATGCGCACAGACAGATATTGATACACTGAATTTGTGAAGTTCCGTGGAACACCGCAGTGGAATGGTTTCCATGGTTCGGAATTATACGATCATGAGATAGATCCCAGAGAAAACATCAACCAGGCCGATGTCCCGGAGTACGCAGTAGTTCGACGACAGATGAGTTTTTAACTCCGGTCTGGCTATACGAAAGGAGTATATGTATAATGGCATTGTAATCCTAataaacatttagttgttataaacTGGTTGCGTTTCTTTTTTTAGATAGTCTGAATACTTAGACGCCTTACACTAGTTTGCAAACTTGCTACTACAGGTTTCGATTTTGTCGTTTAATGATTGCAACGGGTTTGTCTTAATAACCTGTTGTAGTCTAAATTAGCTTTCAAACTTCTCAATGCCTCTCTGTACATTAAGACAACTAAcaacagtttgaaaaaaaaagtatattactgGTATAACGATTTGAGAAGTAAAAATTGTCAAGTGTATAAACACGCCCACGTATATGATGCATTTTGAGTAAATCGAGTAGGTTTACCGTACCGATGGCATAGTTAATAATATATTATCTTCGCACAGACAGCTTTCGATTATAAGCATTATCTATTTTgatctatttaaaaaataatttttagcaAATCTTACGCAATTTTATCATATTAACTGATGTAATTTAAGCATGCATTCCATTAATTTCGGTTGACAGAGACTTTAAACATGCGGTTTAAATATTACATTCAAATTCAAAAATGACCTTGATATTGTAAAGATTCTGATCACTATTGTTTTCAAacaatgtcattttattttacaataacatgaAATAACATTGATGATTCGCTGAAGGTCTTGACAGAAGTTGACGCCACTTCGAATTTATTTGATACATTATCTTCACGGAAACGTGAATTCAAACTGCAATTCCTAAATGTTAACTTTCTACATCCAATGTATCATCCCAATTAGCTCAAATGTTATCAtcaaaattttaatgtttaaaattgcATGGCGTAAAAACTCAACGAAAGATTCCCTTATTAAGAATGTTACTGAAGGCCTTGAAAGAAGTTGacgccactttgaatttattTGATACATTATCTTCACGGAAACGTTAGTTCAAACTGCAATTCCTAAATGTTTGCTTTTCACATTCAATGTATCATCCCAATTAGCTAAaattttatcatcaatatttcaatgtttaatattgCATGACGTAAAACCTTTCTCTCATTAACAATGTTAGTCTACTTGCTGTCATAGTTTTAAATCCGTGCGATTATTTTTTGTGATTTTGTAAATGTGTACAGTTAACATATTTAAACCCATCTGTCAGTAATGTAGATAGCAGTCTTCTGCCTGGGTAcgttaataaatacaaatgaagttattgtattgttttgttctaGCATCACATTGTGTTACTAGAAACGTTGCATACAAAAAGATAATATGAGGATGATATTGTCATGTGAGATTAACTCACTAAACGTTATCTGGTGAAATCCATTTCCGCTCAATTCTCACGTTTAATTTAACATGCACGTGTCCCAAGAGAAATCCTCATTAACGTTGACGCTTTTAATTCAGAAATAACGATCTAAATTTGAAATAGGGTTTACATGTTTAAAgacaataacaaattaaaatgactgcaaattaaacaaaacaaaacacatgccACATAGTTATTCATGGAACAATTGAATGGTACGAACGTCAATTTCATTGTACCACGATGCAAATCAAATAACAATAGCGATACACATACGACCACTTGACAACTCGATCAGTTATGCAACCCAAGGCAACATAATTGTCAAGATGTAATGTTTAAAAGTATCAGTGCATAATGGTTTTACACATGTAGTTCGGCTAGTACCTATTACTTCAATATAAGAATCTTAAATGCAATCCGGTCCTAAATAGAACCGTGtccaaaagcatttttttcagaatttttttgtaagttgtttcgttttcatttaaactgcAACCGTACCCCGCGTGGCATGGCTTATTAGTGACTCAAGAATGTTAAGTGGAAGAAATACTGCTCGTAAAGTGTATGTATGTAATGTGAATTAGTTAATACAAACTTGaattatatatttcaagtgaACATATCTTAAATGATATTATACAAGTAAATCTAATGTATATATTCGCTTACGGTGTGAAAACAAAATTGTTATGTAAGAATTGTACTTTAATGCAATAGGTTATTTTGTTAACAATACTTTAGTGGGTGCGCAATACGTATTTCATGAACTATTGCttctaataaaatgtattttaacatgtaaacattttgcaatacaaCCACGCCATACATTATAAGTTTCCCTACCCtatcataaataatatatatgataataataatatataataatatacgaGTCTGCGCAATTGGTAAGAGGAACCTAATAAAGAATCAGCACTAACATCTTACTCGTAATTTCTTGATTAAACTTGGGCAAACCGGAAGTCCTGATACATTCTACATGCTTTTCAGTTTGATTCTATGCCTTCATTGGTAAGTTAAACTTCCATATAAGTAATGCGTTTTGCTATGTTTTTGAAGATTCATAAGTAATCAATAAAAACAACTCCTTTCTGTTCACGTTATTGATACACTAATTTCTAGTCTCACATTCTTTGGATTTACTGCTCGGCAGCCTCTACGCAAGTGTATGCCGTTGCTTATATTTTTAGGTAACTAATTTGGATTGCAACACATAAATTTGTAAAAATGCCGTTGCGTTTTCTTTTCAAGATTATTACTTATTTTGCCAACCATGTATATTGATGTAGGAGAAATTAGCTCGGAAATGGTAAAAATTACATTACACATTGAACACTTCAATTAATAATACTTATGTATGTATTTGAgtaattattatgtttttgtgTTCATCAACTTGAAACTATGTTTTGACACAGATTGATGGCGGCTAAGACCATGTAACTAATACTCCATTTTATTTCTGCTTACAGTACATGCGATCGAGCAAACGTTCTAGCACACCGTATCATGTAATTCCTTATGGCACATCTGTACTGCACAAAGCAtacgagccgtgctctgtgaaaagggggtttaatgcatttgtgtaaagtgtaatcctgactctttccgcttttatggtatttcatgattaaaagaagtctcttcttagcggaaacCCGGTTTAGGCGGAATGTAACGTCCCCGATTATtctaagcggactgcacaggcatatttgtggcgacattttacacacatgcataaactCCCCTTTTACCAAAGCACGGCCCATAATTATTCAAgttaacaaaatacataaaagACAGAGTTTGTTTAAAATCATACATCAAAACTGTAGAATACTACCACCATAACAAAGCCGTTCCAGCCATGTATTTCTGAATTCAACACGTTTAACGTGTTCAACGTACCTTGTTATTCAACACGTAACACGTATATACATGCACATTATAATAGGCgaattcttgttttaaatgatatcttgagGAACTTTTTAGCGCTATGAAATTAACTAGTAAGctataattaaaataatggtAATTAAAACAGCATTATCAAATATGCAATATCGAAAATAAAGTGACATGACAATAGTTTGTTTGCGTTTGGACCCTTGAAGTTGTAACTATTATTCCTTTTCAAAATGTTCTTATAATTGCGTTGGTAATAGTTTAATTCGTATATGTTGCCAaagattaattttatatttaaatacaactcAGCTGGTATATTAGCATTGTATGTCAAAACAAAATTTGGCGATGTTTTTCTGTTACTTAATGTTTTTACACATAactaagtaagtaagtaaatattttattaaagtgacatgtgcaaaaatatatagaaataacaacagaCAATTACAAAAAGGCATGCAACCGGCCCAAACGGGCCTATTAGTcacataatacatgataaaacaTTAAGCATGAAAACAGTAAGCGATTCAATGGTCAGTAACATAGTCAGTATATCAAGAATTATCGATATGGTCATATCACAAATTCAGACgtcaatcaaaaaatatatattctttattgtaaTTAGGCAAAATATATGTGCTAAATTGTCATTAAGGTAAGTAAATGAGTATTTTCCTGCTAAATCACATTCCATAATATTTCATGTAGCGCCACTAATAGCGGCATGTAAGTTCTGACTTCAATGAAGttacatttgtacataatttgatttaaatcaAAACTGATACTTTAAAGTGTATGTTTTGATCAAAATATTCATCCTTGTACGAAAATTCAAACTACAAGgatgaaacatgaaaacaatctaatatttattgtaatatttaataaaagtgtATTCTTAATCGAGCCGAAAGATCAAGATTTACACTTCAAGAGAATAAACAATATCAAGGGTTAAAAGTATGCGACTGATGAATTCAGAACATAAAACAGTAACAAAACGCCACATGTATACTATACTAATGTGTTATACATATACTTAACATGAATGAAGTGTAACAGCAACATGCATGTAACGTTTAAcgtatcttatcaatgctttaaTTAAAATGGTATGACATCGACATTGATTATGATATGATTTTATAAATAGTCATCATTCACAACAAAAATGGCTTATATTAACGGATAAACATTATAATTGCTTCATATATGGAATAAATTGCTCTACGTTTCAAATATGAGGCTACTAAATACTTTGCTAATTTTCTGGATTGATATTTTACAAGGTTAACAAATTTATCACAGTCTCTCATGTTCATAAATTCATGACTTATGAGAATTTCACTAAGATAACATAGTCTGTTATCCTGGTATAAGAGACACTTTAATACAAAGTGCATTTCATCTTCAACTGAAGAAGTGTTACATAGTTTACAGAGTCTCTGTTCTGGCGCTTCACCAACATACCGCCCGGTTTCTATGCATTATTAATAAGGGCAATCTGTTGTGTTGAAACAAGCATGCCAAGCAATTTAATGTTGACATTATTTGGTTCAAGTAATTGTATCCCAATGTAGCGTTGATGTAAGCTTAACGTACATACTGGTTATTACTATTCTTTTTCAAACTAAACTTGCAATCGTATTTGGTGGTGCCGTACTCGAATTTTAGCGGTTTTTAGTTATTTCCGCAGAAATTTTGAGAGTTTTCGGTAAGTTATTTTTAGAATTCAAACTTCCACCATTCGTTCGTTAAGACAATACATCATTACCGTATTCTCCAAATATTATGAATAAACGACCTCAATTCATTTTCTTCAACTTCGTCATCCATATGACCAGCCAGTTTCATGAGATAACAAGATGATACGAGATGAAATATTATTTCCGACCTATTATCTTCGGATGTAGAATAGGACTCAAAATGCGAAAGCAATCTGTCAATGCAATAATTaggatatattatttaatttatttcatctTCCGACCGCGACGATATGCGGATAAATTAATTTGGAAAAATGAAGCCGTTTTATATAACGAACATAAACTATATTGGTATTAATGACCAGGGTATACATATAGATGCGTACATTGCATGAATAAAATTTATATACATAGTTTACGAAGCACATAACAAATTGTATAAGCACATGGTGTTCATTGATTTTTTAatcaaacattgtttttatttatatgtcgACTATATTTAGGGAACTACTTCATTACAAGTTCCTCTGTATGGTTCcattaataaattttaatcaGACATAAAAACATATTGCAGCAGGTtgcataatataataaaaaaggaTTTGCGCGGTCAACAACAATTCGTTCCTTGTAACTATTTACTACTTTACGTTACTACAAACACCATATTCAACAAAAATCAAATAGACATATTAATGGTTTACCAAAACATCTTGGATGAAGTTGTAATTTAGAAATGATTCACTTTTATTTCCATAGTTGTTGAAGTCAAATCTAGATGCCCTGGCGACGAAGAGTCGTCTTTTAAAGCGCGCATACATCCAGATTACACCA
This sequence is a window from Dreissena polymorpha isolate Duluth1 chromosome 16, UMN_Dpol_1.0, whole genome shotgun sequence. Protein-coding genes within it:
- the LOC127861802 gene encoding iduronate 2-sulfatase-like, with the protein product MIPCRMNNIKNNVLLFISDDLRTQLGAYEGPDSPGGTVQKMYTPTTQSLLLKRGYIQITPCSPRRSSMLTSRRPHNTRVYNNAPNFRKVGGYFTILPQYFKQHCYTTVGLGKVFHPSSSPEEHETWSKPFFRGTKTFEDKKHSWNAIPDHLVKRQRPLNDQQLADRTVKTLRTLEPQAVSGTQPFYIATGFYKPHLSLVFSESFLGHDRDVELPSNSYAPREMPTIGWSPYMELNSYADIKKLRVSSAMNATFADKVALV